The DNA region TTACAGTACCTAAAGAGGAAAAAGCAGCAAGCATTATATAGAGCCTTATCAAAATTGGAAGAAGGTTGTTTCTTATACAAACTTGAAATTAATCAATTTTGACATGCAAAGAATTTTAAGTACGAACTTGAATCGGCAATAAAAAAAAGTAATGGTAAACACAATCTACTTTAACATGATTCTTTACCCTAACTTATGTGTATCTCTGTGATATTTTTACCAGAGTTGATGCTTTTAGGGTTCATTTCCCTTCTCTTAACTGTCTTTCAAGGTCTAATAAGCCACATTTGCATTCCACCTAAGTATGCAAGCCAAATGCTTCCATGCAAGAGGTCTCCTGGATCTTCTCACGGTTCAGAACATGAACTGATATACTATGATACTATAATCAACAGAAGAAGGCTTTTATCTACAGATACTGGTTCACAGCATTGTAGACTAGAGGTAATTGTCGACACATTTTATACGTTGCAACTGAATTTACATGAATTGAAAGCATGTAATAAGATTTCTATTTATATTCCTCCTTTTTTTACCCCGAGTAGGGGAAGGTACCACTGTTATCGCTGGAAGGATTGCACCATCTTCACATTTTCATCTTTGTATTGGCCGTTGTACATGTAGTATTCTGTGTCGCAACAATGATACTTGGAGGTGCAAGGGTAATAATAAATCGGCGATATGATATACTCTATGAAGATGATATAGTGCTTACTAGTAAAAAAATTAGTCCATTTATGGATTGCAGCATAATTATGTTTGTATTTTATCTGAAATAGATTCGCCAGTGGAAAAGCTGGGAGGATCATGCAAGGAAGAAGACAATAAACTCAAGTGGTAATTTCATAATTTGAATCTTAAATTCCAGATGATGAATATATAAGAAAATGAACTAGTTAACTTTTTAGATTTTTCTAAAGTTCTAGCTTTTTTTATCACCTGCAGGTGAAACTCTTAGATTAGAGATAGACGAGTTCTTCAATAAGCATGCTCAGGGGTATTGGAGAAAAGCAGCTGTAGTTGGTTGGCTTGTAAGTCCTAGAACTTTCTACGCGGTTTTCTTTGGAACCTTATTTATTCTTATTCCGACTTTTACCTATAGTTTGAAATTTTGTTGATTGGGTTTGTGTTGACAGAGatcatttttcaaacaatttttttccTCAATTACAAAATACGACTACCTTGCACTGCGGCATGGATTTATCAAGGTTACAATCATGTCAAGTTATATACGGTTAATCTCTCGAAAAAATAGCTAACTTCATAGTATTTACTTAGACTGACATGAAGATATATTttctttgtattgtaacctttTTTTACAGGAACACTATCCAAATGATCCCAATTTTAATTTTCATAATTACATGATGCGGACACTTGAAGTCGACTTCAAAAAAGTTGTAGGCATAAGGTGAGGGCTCAAAGTCTCAAACATGTTTTTCTACGATTTCGGTTCATTAATCAGATCCATTAGATTTAGAATAGTCTATTTAAACGAATTAGTATATGTACTCTAATTACAGCTAACCAACCAATCTTTATTGTTGTACTACCTCCATAGCTGGTACCTTTGGGTCTTTGTCGTGCTGTTTTTGCTGCTGAATCTTGACGGTAAATCGAGAACTCTCTTTAGCAATGTTTTCTTTAACAACACATTTTTAAATATACCTACCGATATGCGTTTTTTCTCTGCAGGGTGGCACACTTATTTCTGGTTGGCCTTTTTACCATTGATAGTAAGTGGCTAGATTCTTTCCAAACGAGTAATTTTGTTAACATTACTATGTTAAGAATGGAATATTAGTGAAACTTATATTCAGCTTGGTGATGAAACAGATACTACTTCTTGTCGGGGCAAAGTTAGAGCACATAATCACTCGTTTAGGCCAGGAGTCGGTAGCAAAGGAACATCCAACTGAACGAGTCAAGCCATCAGATGAATACTTTTGGTTCGGCCGACCGGCCATTGTCCTCGACTTACTTCACTTCACTTTGTTTCAAAACGCTTACGAGATCGCATTTTTCTTTTGGATTTGGGTGAGTGCATTGAACCGCCTTTTACCTTTAACTTAGTAAATCTTTTTGTCAATCTCTAACATTGATTTTTATCGCTTATATGCAGTCAACGTATGGATTCGATTCATGCATTATGGAGAAAATCGCCTACATCATCCCAAGAATTATAATGGGGTAACAAAAAACTTATATTGcttctaagaatcatatatgatgTATTCTTTATTCTCAGTTCTTATCTTACTGCTTAGTTTTCATGTTATGCAGTGTAATTGTTCAAGTGCTTTGCAGTTACAGCACCTTACCTCTTTACACTCTTGTGACTCAGGTTCGAATAATCTACGAACACGCATTCTCCGCCATTTGATTCATAGAAGTATAAGAATTCATCAAAAACTTTAACatgcttttttttttttttggtttaaTCTGTATTCAATTGGAGAAGATGGGTAGCAGTTGCAAGATTGATAAGTATGATGATAAGGCGGAATCACCTCCATTGTTTCAAAGAATGACCAAAGAATCAAACCAAGTTTCTCAAATTGGTGAACAATCAGTTATCATGATGGAAGATCATGCAATGTCATCTACAATTGAACTTCACCCTATGAATCAATCTTGTTTGGAAAGAGATAATGTATTCAATACTCAATAGTTGTATTCTTTGATGATATTCACTTGCATGATTTCATCATATGATTGTATAGATGAAAGAATGTTGATACAATTATTTGATTCTTGATACAAACTATAtaagaaggaaaagaaaaaaaatttgATGTGAGAGTAATTGTGGTTATTGACTCTTATAATCACTTGTTTATGTCTTGACCAACTTATTAGGTGTGTTGATTTgtaaatgtttttttttttatttaaaaaattgtAACATAAGAGTTATCAATTTGAAGGGAAATGATTTTTCATATTCTCCATAAAAATAGAAATATACTCAAAGTTGGTTGGATTTAAGTTGTTTTAAGTTTTAACTGTTTGAATTAATATCTTTGTTTCTGTTAGTTAAGTCATTTAATTTATTGTAAGTAAGAATAATAAAGTACATCACTATTATAAAATCAATTCAACATGAATGTTTAACAAATTAAATCTTAAAGTTCTATTTTTAAGTATAATTCTCAATTTATACTTTTTACTTCACTAAATTTTACATTTTCTTACTTATTCTTACATTTttcaaaattcataactctcaacCACTAGAGAAGGTAAAACTCACAAATTCTTCACAAGTctttgatttttaaaaaaatcaaaattacCTTCAATATTTTTTGCAAGTCTTGAAGTATAAGTAAGAAGTAAGTTCTTATTTTTCTCTTATTTTTTCGGTCGTAttttttatgatgttgatgcCATTAGAAACACTCACAAATAGGGATGACAGAAAAATACATATCTAGAAAAATACATATCTATCTAGAATAGTTAATACAGTTGCATTCGTCATTAGTTTGTTTTTGAGTTCCTAGAAATTATGCTCACACTTATTATCTCACACAAAAGGCATATTTTTTCTAGTTATTCGGATTAAAGGAAAATAATATGGGCATTTTATAATAAATCTTGAACAGTAACTCATTAAACCTAAAAAAATTGTGACTTCAGAAACATCGGTCGATCTTTCCAAATTTAACACTATTTCGAGATTGGATGGATCAATAGCCACTTGTCCTCGTGATATTACATGGCATAAAAATTTCACTTATATTAACCAAGATTACATTTTGTGAACTTAGCATAAAGCTTATTTTCTCGTAGAATTTCTAGTACTACTCTAAAATGCTCGACATCCTCTAGAGGGTTTTTTGAATAAATTAGATGATCATTAATGTACAAATGTATCTGGTTAAGCCTGAAAGATATGATTCATATAATTCATGAAAATTGTTGGAGCGTGTCATACACTAAAATTTACCTTGAGTTTTTACTTGCATCAATATAGTATAATCTATCTATTTTGTCGTGCATTTCATAAGTTAAAAGCATTCATCAGAATTTAGATGAAAAGTCGAGAGTTCTAGTATTTTATCTGATTTTGATGACATTCGTTCAGTCATTTGTTAATTGAGAAGTAAAAAGATTTGATTTCTCAATCTCAATGCCTCATTTACTCCATCGTATTGTGTTTTCAGAGGTTCAGAAAGTGACAATCAAGAGTATTGTCATCATCTGAATCTTTGTTGGTTTAAATGTTATTGAGAATCAGAAGTGAATGGTCTAAGAGCGATTTATTTGCATCTGATTGTCTATTCATAAGTATTTAGTTAGTGAATCAGCACATTCACCAGACATTTGCATTTTATACTTGTTACATCATGTATTTCGTTTCGCATAACACTTAAAATGTCACTCGAAATAATTTTTTGGGTTAACAGACAAACCGATCGAATCGTTTCGCAACTATACTTCGAACTAACgggcgaaaaatttcaaaattgaacttgcagacgtcagttttattaatctacgttcCGCGTAGTTTAACTTGATGTGCTCGTTTTtatttttcgactactttttcaaTCACATTTTAATcagtctgagccttttaaccgatcaatttttattttaaaatttgatcaaaatcCGTATGTTTCCAAGAAGATTATTTCGCGTGATTATTTTAATGCGTCCAATTTATTTTATCGGGCATTTTTATGtccgatttttattcatttttaatttaatcatttttatttttttagcaaattaatcaatatgtttaattagaattaattattattttaaatatgattttattttgttttattaattTTGTTCTAATTTTTAAACTTTAATTTTAGCATTTTCTTTATATTAAGAATCAATCTTTTTAAACTAAgaaaaattaagaaaaatattCCCTAACCTCCCCAATAGGAAGGGACACATGGCATTGGGGGAGGAGTAGTTTTTTTTGTTCTTTACTCTGCATCACGTATGCATGTTGAAACACAACAATACAACATTGAAAATATCTCTTTCCTCTCACCTCTAAACCACCACTGATACGCCTTCAGCTTTTCATAAAAACTCACTCTTTTTCCTCTGCAAAAATATATCATCCTCATCATAAACTTTCACTCACAAAACCATCACCTCCTTTACTCCATAACCACCTTCCATTTCATTTTTGCAGAAACTCTAACTTATTACAACTCACCTCCATAACCACAACACAAGATCTTGAAACAACTTCCTCTTTCATCCTCCCTTCACCATACACAAACTCACCTTGAATCTTCCATTTTCACACCAAGCCATTCGTCCTTATTATTCATTCTTTAAACCGAAACAACAACATCACATCTACACCATCTCCTCAACTTCAACCTAAACCTTCTTTTTCCTCCAACACATCCTAACATCAACAAATCACAAAAACGACTCACAAATTCAAAGACAAAAACTAAACAGTCACCGCGAAAGAATCTGACGAACCCCCGTCAcatccaaactcttttcataatcaaacttATGACACTTGATCCAAAGTCGAGTCGTCCCTCAGTTTTTTTaaagcttttcacaataaaaatggaagaagCTAATTAGGTTTGGACTTTCTCTTTTCTCGAATGTTAGGATACTGTTGTAGAGCTCCATGTTCAAACATTCatcttccatattaaaatacaataattaccagaattaggtcatttctcttatagaagaaaagGATTGATTGagtatcgaccttctctttcccgattgTTTGGACACTGTAGTAGAGATCCCTGTCTGAataatcgtcttccgttaatgaactttgacctaatttgccacacattttcataaataaacttttggatgaaaagagaatgattgggcttaggcctcttcctttttGGGCATTTAAATACTATAGTAGAGCTCATTGCTTGAATGCCTGTCtccacttaaaatcaactcaaactcatcaaacttgttttccgcccttgtgcgaccccgaaaatattttcagaaaagagtatgctATATCAATTTCGAcgcgaaacaaacaaagacttcaaCCTCCAAGAACGAGCAGCAACTATAGGTTTAACCGCTCAAATGCGATCTAAGCATCACTCTCTAAAAGCAATCAATCCAGTAGTTCTATTTTagtagaactacgtatgccttgagttcttcatagcacctgaagatacgtaggagctgaattgtgaaatcttgtctgacacattaatattaaaaatcctaagtctttcctttctttctttctcgTTTCTCACTCAATAGGCAGAAGATCGCATACTGATATCATACTAAAACTCTTACACAGAACTAACTAAATGAgtcccgttgagtacaacaaatgTGAATGGTGCTAATATAatccccttgcataaccgactcctgatccgatttggttgcgacgactatttctttttgtttttcatgggttttatcgatattttccctttccctctttgggaataaataaagttcgatggcgactctgtttgtTTTTGCACCGTGACAGAGTGTTAGTCACACCAAAAGGAATAATTAGAAATTCATAGTGCCCGTAACGAGTTCGAAAAGTTATTTTAGACACATAGGATGATTTAATTCTTATTTGGTGATAGTCTGATCTCAGATCAATTATGGAAAACACATTGGTTATTGAATGTGATCCAACAAATCATCAATCTGAGGCAACCTGTATTTATTCTTGATGGTGACTTAATTGAGTTGACAATAGCCATCCTTCTTCTTCACCAGTAATACTAGTGCACCCCAAGGGGATACAATGGGTCTGATAAAGTGCTTCTGAATTAATTCTCCTAACAATGCCTTTAGTTCTTTCAATTCAACTAAGGACATTCTATAAGGTTCCATTAATACTGGTTATG from Lathyrus oleraceus cultivar Zhongwan6 chromosome 1, CAAS_Psat_ZW6_1.0, whole genome shotgun sequence includes:
- the LOC127075951 gene encoding MLO-like protein 13 isoform X2, translating into MAEEEELNQSLEYTPTWIVAVVCSVIVFISLCVERALHGLGKYLKRKKQQALYRALSKLEEELMLLGFISLLLTVFQGLISHICIPPKYASQMLPCKRSPGSSHGSEHELIYYDTIINRRRLLSTDTGSQHCRLEGKVPLLSLEGLHHLHIFIFVLAVVHVVFCVATMILGGARIRQWKSWEDHARKKTINSSGETLRLEIDEFFNKHAQGYWRKAAVVGWLRSFFKQFFSSITKYDYLALRHGFIKEHYPNDPNFNFHNYMMRTLEVDFKKVVGISWYLWVFVVLFLLLNLDGWHTYFWLAFLPLIILLLVGAKLEHIITRLGQESVAKEHPTERVKPSDEYFWFGRPAIVLDLLHFTLFQNAYEIAFFFWIWSTYGFDSCIMEKIAYIIPRIIMGFHVMQCNCSSALQLQHLTSLHSCDSDG
- the LOC127075951 gene encoding MLO-like protein 13 isoform X1, translating into MAEEEELNQSLEYTPTWIVAVVCSVIVFISLCVERALHGLGKYLKRKKQQALYRALSKLEEELMLLGFISLLLTVFQGLISHICIPPKYASQMLPCKRSPGSSHGSEHELIYYDTIINRRRLLSTDTGSQHCRLEGKVPLLSLEGLHHLHIFIFVLAVVHVVFCVATMILGGARIRQWKSWEDHARKKTINSSGETLRLEIDEFFNKHAQGYWRKAAVVGWLRSFFKQFFSSITKYDYLALRHGFIKEHYPNDPNFNFHNYMMRTLEVDFKKVVGISWYLWVFVVLFLLLNLDGWHTYFWLAFLPLIILLLVGAKLEHIITRLGQESVAKEHPTERVKPSDEYFWFGRPAIVLDLLHFTLFQNAYEIAFFFWIWSTYGFDSCIMEKIAYIIPRIIMGVIVQVLCSYSTLPLYTLVTQMGSSCKIDKYDDKAESPPLFQRMTKESNQVSQIGEQSVIMMEDHAMSSTIELHPMNQSCLERDNVFNTQ